A stretch of the Anaeromyxobacter sp. genome encodes the following:
- a CDS encoding efflux RND transporter periplasmic adaptor subunit — MTRPAPLLLALTLLAAGCRREPPAAPPPPAATPAHDERAERGHDEAAEVGGAEAREHAHGHGAGAEPSDLDQPPEALLARSCEHGLKTYQCDECRYEVGVARVPRALLEDGLVKTATAARRRLEAPLPLTGEIRFDERRVTHLAPSTEAMVRAVRVSLGQKVRAGEPLVELESVALGEAQSQYLEARGALELARRSAERSEGLRREQIASEKEWLQARSDHEAAEIRTRAAREKLVRLGLAPGEVEALPSRGGAAGRGTLLLRAPAAGVVLDMHAVPGELVRPDQTILTVGDLSALWLWADLYEDQLGRVVAVERSTLRAGVTVKAFPGEVFPGTVDFVGPTMDEKTRTVKVRIAVQNGAGKLRAGMFAAVKLYLPGDEEALALPRAAVLADEGRSFVFVHSQGDFFMRRPVETGRESVDWIEVTRGLSGGEQVVVEGAFLLKSDVLRSKMGAGCAD, encoded by the coding sequence ATGACCCGCCCCGCCCCGCTGCTGCTGGCCCTCACCCTGCTGGCGGCCGGCTGCCGCCGCGAGCCCCCCGCCGCGCCGCCCCCGCCGGCGGCCACGCCGGCCCACGACGAGCGGGCCGAGCGCGGCCACGACGAGGCCGCCGAGGTGGGCGGCGCCGAGGCGCGCGAGCACGCCCACGGGCACGGCGCGGGCGCCGAGCCCTCCGACCTGGACCAGCCCCCCGAGGCGCTGCTGGCCCGCAGCTGCGAGCACGGCCTGAAGACCTACCAGTGCGACGAGTGCCGCTACGAGGTGGGCGTGGCGCGGGTGCCCCGGGCGCTCCTCGAGGACGGCCTGGTCAAGACCGCCACGGCGGCGCGCCGCAGGCTGGAGGCGCCGCTCCCGCTCACCGGCGAGATCCGCTTCGACGAGCGGCGCGTCACCCACCTGGCGCCGAGCACCGAGGCCATGGTGCGGGCGGTGCGGGTGAGCCTGGGCCAGAAGGTCCGGGCCGGCGAGCCGCTGGTGGAGCTCGAGAGCGTGGCCCTCGGCGAGGCGCAGAGCCAGTACCTGGAGGCCCGCGGGGCGCTGGAGCTGGCGCGCCGCTCGGCCGAGCGGTCGGAGGGGCTGCGCCGGGAGCAGATCGCCTCGGAGAAGGAGTGGCTGCAGGCGCGCAGCGACCACGAGGCGGCGGAGATCCGGACCCGGGCGGCCCGCGAGAAGCTGGTCCGGCTCGGCCTGGCGCCCGGAGAGGTGGAGGCGCTGCCGTCGCGCGGCGGCGCGGCCGGGCGGGGGACCTTGCTCCTGCGCGCGCCCGCCGCCGGGGTGGTGCTGGACATGCACGCCGTCCCCGGCGAGCTGGTGCGCCCCGACCAGACCATCCTCACGGTGGGCGACCTCTCGGCGCTCTGGCTGTGGGCCGATCTCTACGAGGACCAGCTCGGCCGGGTGGTGGCCGTCGAGCGCTCGACCCTGCGCGCCGGGGTGACCGTCAAGGCCTTCCCCGGCGAGGTCTTCCCCGGGACGGTGGACTTCGTCGGCCCGACCATGGACGAGAAGACCCGCACCGTGAAGGTGCGCATCGCCGTCCAGAACGGCGCCGGCAAGCTCCGCGCCGGCATGTTCGCCGCGGTGAAGCTCTACCTGCCGGGCGACGAGGAGGCGCTGGCCCTGCCCCGCGCCGCGGTGCTGGCCGACGAGGGGCGGTCCTTCGTCTTCGTCCACAGCCAGGGCGACTTCTTCATGCGCCGCCCGGTCGAGACCGGCCGGGAGAGCGTCGACTGGATCGAGGTGACCAGGGGGCTGTCCGGCGGCGAGCAGGTGGTGGTGGAGGGCGCCTTCCTGCTCAAGTCGGACGTGCTGCGCTCCAAGATGGGCGCCGGCTGCGCCGACTGA
- a CDS encoding efflux RND transporter permease subunit yields MRAIQWVLGHRFLVLLVTAALALGGVVAWTRLPIDAFPDVTSTQVMVLAKAPGLAAVDVEARVSFPIEQHLRGLPRVTSVRSLSKAELSQVVVVFEDGVDTYWTRQIVFERLAAVREGLPPGVEPVLGPISTGLGEIFQYTLEGEGLSPMDLRTIQDWIVAPLLKPVPGVNEVNSFGGEVKQYQVQVRPERLVKYGLTVREVAEALERSNGNAGGGVVVEGWEQTYLRGVGLLRDIPDIERVVLRAHDGTPLYLRDVADVVIGAEPRQGAVTRDARGETVAGMVIMLKGENAQDVVARVKEALARAQGTLPPGARIDVFYDRTSLIEACIRTVVDALLEGGLLVVLVLFLFVAELRTALVVLVSLPLTFLVTFIVMGRVGLTSNLMSLGGLAFSVGMVVDASIVVVENVRRHLAHRVDAPKRRVVAEAVQEVARPVAFSVLVIAVILVPLYALQGIEGKMFAPLASTMLIALLVSLAVALLVVPVLSELALRQAPEREFAFVRRLQAGYLGLLDRAVARPGRTLALATAVLLGAGALVPLVGTEFMPALDEGAIAINVVRLPNASLQGSVEVARYLEKRLKAFPEVATVVSKTGRAEISEDPMGPEQTDVFVMLKERRAFDGSRSRAELAEAMKLELGQLPGLRFSFSQPIALRVNELISGVKSDLAVKIFGADLALLKGIADRIAVVVGGVAGATDVKVEQVSGLNQYDVVIDREAAARHGISVGDVNDTIETAIAGTAATTLIEDQRRFAVVVRFPPESRSDLGRIGRLLVAAPGGERVPLGQLADIRLVEAPAQISRENGTRRVVVEANIRGRDLGGFVAEVQERLRPFERELPPGTYLELGGQFENQQRAMRTLAVVVPIALALILLLLYLALGSFADSMLVLLNLPFALVGGVVAVVAFRMPVSVSAAVAFIVLLGVAVQNGVVLVAFLRQLREQGRSAAEAVREGCGLRFRPLLMTALTSFIGHLPMLYARGSGADIQKPLAVVVMGGLVTSTALTLLVLPALYLALARRRERAGA; encoded by the coding sequence ATGCGCGCCATCCAGTGGGTCCTCGGCCACCGCTTCCTCGTCCTGCTCGTCACCGCCGCCCTGGCGCTCGGGGGGGTGGTGGCCTGGACGCGGCTCCCCATCGACGCCTTCCCCGACGTCACCAGCACCCAGGTCATGGTCCTGGCCAAGGCGCCCGGCCTGGCCGCGGTGGACGTGGAGGCGCGCGTCAGCTTCCCCATCGAGCAGCACCTGCGCGGCCTGCCGCGCGTCACCTCGGTGCGCTCCCTCTCCAAGGCCGAGCTGTCGCAGGTGGTGGTGGTCTTCGAGGACGGGGTGGACACCTACTGGACGCGCCAGATCGTCTTCGAGCGGCTGGCGGCGGTGCGGGAGGGGCTCCCCCCGGGGGTCGAGCCGGTGCTGGGGCCCATCTCCACCGGCCTGGGTGAGATCTTCCAGTACACCCTGGAGGGCGAGGGCCTGTCGCCCATGGACCTGCGCACCATCCAGGACTGGATCGTGGCGCCGCTGCTCAAGCCGGTGCCGGGCGTCAACGAGGTCAACAGCTTCGGCGGCGAGGTGAAGCAGTACCAGGTGCAGGTGCGGCCGGAGCGGCTGGTGAAGTACGGCCTGACCGTCCGGGAGGTGGCCGAGGCGCTGGAGCGCTCCAACGGGAACGCCGGCGGCGGGGTGGTGGTGGAGGGCTGGGAGCAGACCTACCTGCGCGGCGTCGGCCTGCTGCGCGACATCCCCGACATCGAGCGGGTGGTGCTGCGGGCCCACGACGGCACCCCGCTCTACCTGCGCGACGTGGCCGACGTGGTCATCGGCGCCGAGCCCCGGCAGGGCGCGGTGACCCGCGACGCCCGGGGCGAGACCGTGGCCGGCATGGTCATCATGCTCAAGGGCGAGAACGCCCAGGACGTGGTGGCGCGGGTCAAGGAGGCCCTGGCCAGGGCCCAGGGCACCCTGCCGCCGGGCGCCCGCATCGACGTCTTCTACGACCGGACCTCGCTCATCGAGGCCTGCATCCGCACCGTGGTGGACGCCCTGCTGGAGGGCGGCCTGCTGGTCGTCCTGGTGCTCTTCCTGTTCGTCGCCGAGCTGCGCACCGCGCTGGTGGTGCTGGTCTCCCTGCCGCTCACCTTCCTGGTGACCTTCATCGTCATGGGCCGGGTGGGGCTGACCTCCAACCTCATGTCGCTGGGCGGCCTGGCCTTCTCGGTGGGCATGGTGGTGGACGCCTCCATCGTGGTGGTGGAGAACGTGCGCCGGCACCTGGCGCACCGGGTCGACGCGCCCAAGCGGCGCGTCGTCGCCGAGGCCGTCCAGGAGGTGGCCCGCCCGGTGGCCTTCTCGGTGCTGGTCATCGCGGTCATCCTGGTGCCGCTCTACGCGCTGCAGGGCATCGAGGGGAAGATGTTCGCCCCGCTGGCCTCGACCATGCTCATCGCCCTGCTGGTCTCGCTGGCGGTGGCGCTGCTGGTGGTCCCGGTCCTCTCCGAGCTGGCGCTGCGGCAGGCGCCCGAGCGGGAGTTCGCCTTCGTGCGCCGGCTCCAGGCCGGCTACCTCGGGCTCCTCGACCGGGCCGTGGCGCGGCCCGGCCGCACCCTGGCGCTGGCCACCGCGGTGCTGCTGGGGGCGGGGGCGCTGGTGCCGCTGGTCGGCACCGAGTTCATGCCGGCGCTCGACGAGGGGGCCATCGCCATCAACGTGGTGCGCCTGCCCAACGCCTCGCTGCAGGGGTCGGTGGAGGTGGCCCGCTACCTGGAGAAGCGGCTCAAGGCCTTCCCCGAGGTGGCCACGGTGGTCTCCAAGACCGGGCGGGCCGAGATCTCGGAGGACCCCATGGGCCCCGAGCAGACCGACGTCTTCGTCATGCTGAAGGAGCGGCGGGCCTTCGACGGCTCCCGCTCCCGGGCCGAGCTGGCCGAGGCCATGAAGCTCGAGCTGGGCCAGCTGCCGGGCCTGCGCTTCTCCTTCTCCCAGCCCATCGCGCTGCGCGTCAACGAGCTCATCTCGGGCGTCAAGAGCGACCTGGCCGTGAAGATCTTCGGCGCCGACCTGGCCCTCCTGAAGGGGATCGCCGACCGCATCGCGGTGGTGGTGGGCGGCGTGGCCGGCGCCACCGACGTCAAGGTGGAGCAGGTCTCCGGGCTCAACCAGTACGACGTGGTCATCGACCGGGAGGCGGCGGCGCGCCACGGCATCTCCGTCGGCGACGTCAACGACACCATCGAGACCGCCATCGCCGGCACGGCGGCCACCACGCTCATCGAGGACCAGCGCCGCTTCGCCGTGGTGGTCCGCTTCCCGCCGGAGAGCCGCAGCGACCTGGGGCGGATCGGCCGCCTGCTGGTGGCCGCCCCGGGCGGCGAGCGGGTGCCGCTGGGCCAGCTGGCCGACATCCGGCTGGTCGAGGCCCCGGCGCAGATCTCGCGGGAGAACGGGACCCGCCGCGTGGTGGTGGAGGCCAACATCCGCGGCCGCGACCTGGGCGGGTTCGTGGCCGAGGTGCAGGAGCGGCTCCGGCCCTTCGAGCGCGAGCTGCCCCCGGGCACCTACCTGGAGCTGGGCGGCCAGTTCGAGAACCAGCAGCGCGCCATGCGCACCCTGGCGGTGGTGGTCCCCATCGCCCTGGCCCTCATCCTGCTGCTGCTCTACCTGGCGCTCGGCTCCTTCGCCGACTCGATGCTGGTGCTGCTCAACCTCCCGTTCGCCCTGGTGGGCGGGGTGGTGGCGGTGGTGGCCTTCCGCATGCCGGTCTCGGTCTCGGCGGCCGTGGCCTTCATCGTCCTGCTGGGCGTCGCGGTGCAGAACGGCGTGGTGCTGGTGGCCTTCCTCAGGCAGCTCCGCGAGCAGGGGCGCAGCGCGGCCGAGGCGGTCCGCGAGGGCTGCGGCCTGCGCTTCCGCCCGCTGCTCATGACCGCGCTCACCAGCTTCATCGGCCACCTGCCCATGCTCTACGCGCGCGGCTCGGGGGCCGACATCCAGAAGCCGCTGGCGGTGGTGGTCATGGGCGGCCTGGTGACCTCCACCGCGCTGACGCTGCTGGTGCTGCCGGCGCTCTACCTGGCGCTGGCCAGGCGGAGGGAGCGCGCCGGGGCGTGA
- a CDS encoding sigma 54-interacting transcriptional regulator: MRATTSCAWPCCSCTSAAWRRSTAGTMRQGASDYLQKPFDPDDASLVVARALERRRLAGQAATQRREAEGVCSFHALVGKSPRMRQLSALLQQAAGLDITVLLGGETGTGKELAGMARESLHRLLKRHGVRSDDDKAREAGPRPWRRCLPGRRPARLPRSGSDAVLRAHHPAVVVLHALGVGAHGGLHPQEVGLVGGRHLEAGAVVEVEDRDAGEGRAQVVHAVLHGQAAPIAVAAVHGLPLGVHGGHGVDPALQLEHLGAGGEGHGGAVHLVDRRHLGVGHAHGAHGHHALGPGGGGGAGGEQGERGGGGEQDLGHVGLRWREEAPRDRGPAGEVRRGTGLHGTYRAPRRATCRDCPRRTPRGGGAGPTANVPWCSGTASVTPRRAPSAWPAPGRAPAAPAASARWRSPGRP, from the coding sequence ATGCGGGCCACCACCAGCTGCGCCTGGCCGTGCTGCTCCTGCACGTCGGCCGCCTGGCGGCGCAGCACCGCCGGCACCATGCGGCAGGGCGCCTCCGACTACCTGCAGAAGCCCTTCGACCCGGACGACGCCAGCCTGGTGGTGGCGCGGGCGCTGGAGCGCCGGCGGCTGGCCGGGCAGGCCGCCACGCAGCGGCGCGAGGCGGAGGGGGTCTGCTCGTTCCACGCGCTGGTGGGCAAGAGCCCGCGCATGCGCCAGCTCTCCGCGCTCCTGCAGCAGGCGGCCGGCCTGGACATCACCGTGCTGCTCGGCGGCGAGACCGGCACCGGCAAGGAGCTGGCCGGCATGGCGCGCGAGAGCCTGCACCGGCTGCTCAAGCGCCACGGGGTCCGGTCGGACGACGACAAGGCGCGGGAGGCAGGCCCCCGGCCCTGGCGGAGGTGCCTCCCCGGGCGGCGGCCCGCCCGGCTGCCCCGAAGCGGCTCAGACGCCGTGCTTCGCGCCCATCATCCCGCAGTGGTGGTTCTGCATGCGCTCGGCGTGGGCGCGCACGGCGGTCTGCACCCGCAGGAGGTCGGCCTGGTTGGTGGGCGTCACCTTGAGGCTGGCGCCGTTGTCGAGGTCGAAGACCGTGACGCTGGTGAAGGGCGCGCGCAGGTCGTCCATGCCGTGCTCCATGGTCAGGCCGCTCCGATCGCCGTGGCTGCCGTCCACGGCCTGCCGCTCGGCGTGCATGGCGGCCATGGCGTGGACCCGGCGCTGCAGCTCGAGCACCTGGGTGCGGGTGGTGAAGGTCATGGTGGAGCCGTTCACCTCGTCGACCGCCGACACCTGGGTGTCGGCCACGCCCATGGGGCACATGGCCATCATGCGCTCGGCCCGGGTGGGGGTGGTGGCGCAGGCGGAGAGCAGGGAGAACGCGGCGGCGGCGGCGAGCAGGATCTTGGTCATGTGGGGCTCCGGTGGCGCGAGGAGGCGCCGCGCGACCGTGGGCCGGCGGGCGAGGTGCGCCGCGGAACTGGACTGCACGGGACGTACCGCGCACCGCGCCGCGCAACCTGCCGGGATTGCCCGCGACGGACCCCCCGGGGCGGCGGGGCGGGTCCGACCGCGAACGTTCCCTGGTGTTCGGGGACCGCCTCGGTCACGCCCCGGCGCGCTCCCTCCGCCTGGCCAGCGCCAGGTAGAGCGCCGGCAGCACCAGCAGCGTCAGCGCGGTGGAGGTCACCAGGCCGCCCATGA
- a CDS encoding OmpA family protein — MSVARLDRTLLTLTTTGLLVALVAGCAGASKSARPSTEVVDGAGPAAPLAAAPATPPAAEPAPAATCSLSRVQFDFDSAGLEAPARQALKDAATCLSQRRPAEVVVEGHCDERGTAAYNIALGNKRASAVAAYLAELGVTAPLQAISFGEELPLVPGAGEEAWSQNRRAELKLPGERRTDGNVVAGR; from the coding sequence ATGTCCGTCGCCCGTCTCGATCGCACCCTCCTCACCCTCACCACCACGGGCCTGCTGGTCGCGCTGGTGGCCGGCTGTGCCGGCGCCTCGAAGTCCGCCAGGCCCTCCACCGAGGTGGTGGACGGCGCCGGCCCGGCGGCGCCCCTGGCGGCGGCGCCCGCGACGCCCCCGGCCGCGGAGCCCGCGCCGGCCGCCACCTGCTCGCTCTCGCGCGTCCAGTTCGACTTCGACTCGGCCGGGCTGGAGGCGCCGGCGCGGCAGGCGCTGAAGGACGCGGCCACCTGCCTCTCGCAGCGGCGCCCGGCCGAGGTGGTGGTCGAGGGGCACTGCGACGAGCGCGGCACGGCGGCCTACAACATCGCGCTGGGGAACAAGCGCGCCAGCGCCGTGGCCGCCTACCTGGCCGAGCTGGGCGTCACGGCGCCGCTCCAGGCCATCTCCTTCGGCGAGGAGCTGCCGCTGGTGCCGGGCGCCGGCGAGGAGGCCTGGAGCCAGAACCGGCGCGCCGAGCTCAAGCTGCCGGGCGAGCGGCGCACCGACGGGAACGTGGTGGCGGGGCGGTAG